CGACCAGGCCGGGGCGCAGCAGGGGCTCGCCGCCGGCGAAGCGGACCTCCTCGATACCGAGGGAGGTGACCGCGATGTCGATCAGCCGGACGATCTCGTCGTCGGTGAGGAGGTCGGGCTTGGCCAGCCACTGCAAGCCCTCCTCGGGCATGCAGTAGGTGCAGCGCAGATTGCAGCGGTCGGTCAGCGAGACCCTCAGGTCGGTGGCCTGCCGGCCGTAGGTGTCGATCAGCACGTTCCTGCGACCATTCCTTCTCCGTGCCACGCTGTCTCCGCCACCGTCCCGGAAACGCGGTGGATCGGGCCGCTGACCCGGGCCAGAGGCAGGCCAGTCGCTCGGCCGGCGTGGGCGATGATTTCCGCGGTGATCGAGATCGCCGTCTCCTGGGGCGTGCGGGCGCCGAGGTCGAGGCCGATTGGGGACCGCAGCCGGGCCAACTGCTCTGGTGCGACGCCGACTTCGCGCAGACGGAGAAGGCGCTCTTCGTGGGTGCGCCGGGAACCCATCGCGCCGACGTAGCCGACGGGCAGGTCGAGTGCCAGATGCAGCAGGGGGATGTCGAACTTGGCGTCGTGGGTGAGGACACAGACGGCGGTACGGGCATCCACGGCCGTCTGTGCCAGGTAGCGGTGGGGCCAGTCGACGACCACTTCGTCGGCGTGCGGGAAGCGTGCCTTGGTGGCGAAGACGGGGCGGGCGTCGCACACGGTGACGTGATAGCCGAGGAACCGTCCGGCCTGGGCGAGGGCGGCGGTGAAGTCGATGGCGCCGAAGATCAGCATGCGGGGGCGGGTGGCGGCCACATGGACGAGGACGGAGAGCTTCTCGGGGCAGGTGTCGGCGTCTTGGCCGAGGGAGAGGAGTGCGGTGCGTCCGGTGCGCAGTTGGGCGGTGGCGTGGTCCGCCACTGCCCGGCCGGTCGGCCCGTCGCCGAGGGTGCGGTCGGCGATCCGGCTGTCGCCGAGGATGCTCAAAGTGGCGCCGAGCAATTCCTTCGGCCCGTGCACGATCTGGGCGACGGCGGCGGGCCGGCCCTCGACCGCCTCGGCGAGCGCCGCGCCGAGATGCGGCTGTACGGCCGGATCGACCCGCTGGACGAGAACATCGAGTTCCCCACCGCAGGTCAGGCCCACGGCGAAGGCATCGTCGTCGGAGTAGCCGAACCGGGCACGCCGTGGAGCGCCTTGTTCCTGAAGGACCTCTTGGCACAGTTCGTACACCGCGCCCTCGACGCAGCCGCCGGAGATGCTGCCGACCGCGTTGCCGTCCTCGTCCACCGCGACCGATGTACCGGTGGGCAGGGGTGCGCTGCCGGTGACGTCGACGACGGTGGCCAGGGCGAAGGGGCGTTCCTCGCGGCACCAGAGGTGCAGTGTGTCCGCGATGTTCAGCATGAGAGTCTCCAGAACAGACGGGCGCTGCCACAGAAAGTGGGTCGGGCCGCCGCCGCGTCGACGGGGGAGCATACGCGGCGGCGGCCCGGGGGAGTCCGGCAGCCGTACGGCGGGTTCGGCTGCCGGACCCGTCCAGGGAGGCGTTGGTGTCAGAGCAACGCCTCGGCGGTGATGGGTAGTTGGCGGATCCGTCGGCCGGTGGCGTTGTAGACGGCGTTGGCGATCGCCGCGGCCACGCCGACCTGGACGACCTCGCCGAGTCCCTTGACGCCCAGCAGGTTGCCGGCGTTGTCCTCGCCGTCGAGGTAGATCGCCTTGATGTTGGTGATGTCGGCGTTGACCGGGACGAGGTAGTCGGCGAGGCTGGAGTTCACGATCCGTCCGTCGCGGTGGTCGGTGACGGTGTGTTCCAACAGTGCCTGGCCGATGCCGCCCACGATGCCGCCGAGCGCCTGGCTGTCGGCGAGCTTGGGGCTGATGATCCGCCCCGCGTCGTACACGCCGAGCATTTTGCGCACCCGCACCAGCCCCAGGTCCGCGTCGACCGAGACCTCGGCGAAGGTCGCGCTGTAGGCGAAGTAGGCGGAGCGCTCGGAGCCAGGCCCTTCGTAAGAGCCGTTCGCTTCCAGGTGGGAGCGGTCGTTGCGGGCCAGCAGGCTCTTGTACGTCTCTCCGCGCGCTGTGTTGTTTTGGTCGTGCAGTCGGCCGTTGCGCACGACGACGTCGTCCGCGTTCACGCCGTACAGCGGCGACTCGCGGTCCTCCACGGCCAGCTTGATCGCCTGCTGGCGCACCTTGTTGCAGGCGTCGACGACGGCCGAGCCGACACTGGCCATGGTCGACGAGCCGCCGTGCGGCGAGGTGAACGGATACTCCGAGTCGCCCAGCCGGAAGGTCACCGTGCGCATGGTCAGCCCCAGGGCGTCGGCCGCGACCTGGGTCTGGGAGGTGTACGTGCCCGGCCCCATGTCGGTGGTGGCCGCCTCCACGACAGCCGTGCCGTCGGCGTCCAGCCGCGCCCTGGCCTGCCCCGGATACCGCCCGCTGTCGTACGCCCCGGCGGCCATGCCCAGGCCGATCAGCAGGTTCCCGTCCCGCGTGGAGCGCGGCTTGGGGTTACGGCGGTCCCAGCCGAACTCGCGGGCGCCGACCGTGTAGCACTCGCTCAGCCGGCGGGTGGAGAACGGCTCGTTGGTCGACTCGTCCTCGGATGGTTCGTTGCGCCGGCGCAGCTCGATCGGGTCGATGCCGAGTTCGTTGGCGAGCTCGTCCATGGCCGACTCGATCACGAACGACGCGGGGGCGAAGCCGGGTCCGCGCATCCAGATCGGGGTGTTCACGTCCAACGCCACCTGCCGGTACGCCTGGCGGACGTTGGGCATGCTGTACATCATCTGACCCGTGCCCAGGACGGCCTCGGAGAACGTCTCGTACGACGAGGTCTCGTGGTCGATGTCGTGGATCGCGGCGTTCAGCTTGCCGCGCCGGTCGCTGCCGAGGCGCAGCCGGTACTCGTAGGCCGGCCGGAATCCGGTGCCGAAGTACATCTGCTCGCGCGACAGCACCAGCTTCACGGAGCGCCGCGTCACCCGCGCGGCCAGCGCGGCGACGATGGTGTGCGGCCAGCAGCGCAGTCCACTGCCGAAGCCGCCGCCGACGAACGGGTTGATGACCCGCACCGCGTCCGCCGGGAGGTCGAAAACCGCGGCGATCTCGTCGTGCGTGCCCATCACCCACTGCGTCTTGTCCCACACCGTGAGCTTGTTGCCGTCCCAGCGGGCGACGGTGGCGTGCGGTTCCATCGGGTTGTGGTGGTTGCGCGCCAGTTCGTACGTCAGGTCCAGCCGTACGGCGGATGAG
This DNA window, taken from Streptomyces sp. NBC_00663, encodes the following:
- a CDS encoding XdhC/CoxI family protein, with protein sequence MLNIADTLHLWCREERPFALATVVDVTGSAPLPTGTSVAVDEDGNAVGSISGGCVEGAVYELCQEVLQEQGAPRRARFGYSDDDAFAVGLTCGGELDVLVQRVDPAVQPHLGAALAEAVEGRPAAVAQIVHGPKELLGATLSILGDSRIADRTLGDGPTGRAVADHATAQLRTGRTALLSLGQDADTCPEKLSVLVHVAATRPRMLIFGAIDFTAALAQAGRFLGYHVTVCDARPVFATKARFPHADEVVVDWPHRYLAQTAVDARTAVCVLTHDAKFDIPLLHLALDLPVGYVGAMGSRRTHEERLLRLREVGVAPEQLARLRSPIGLDLGARTPQETAISITAEIIAHAGRATGLPLARVSGPIHRVSGTVAETAWHGEGMVAGTC
- a CDS encoding xanthine dehydrogenase family protein molybdopterin-binding subunit; translation: MSPQPQAAVGAPLSRVDGRLKVTGKAEYAAEHDIKGVVHAVIVDASIGRGRIRSIDTRAAEKHAGVLRVIHHGNAPKLPYRDNTGSNNPAGRRLRVFQDDKVLFHGQPVAVVVATTLEAAQHGASLVNVRYDAEQPSTDITKAKPGEPTRYARGDAESGLRSSAVRLDLTYELARNHHNPMEPHATVARWDGNKLTVWDKTQWVMGTHDEIAAVFDLPADAVRVINPFVGGGFGSGLRCWPHTIVAALAARVTRRSVKLVLSREQMYFGTGFRPAYEYRLRLGSDRRGKLNAAIHDIDHETSSYETFSEAVLGTGQMMYSMPNVRQAYRQVALDVNTPIWMRGPGFAPASFVIESAMDELANELGIDPIELRRRNEPSEDESTNEPFSTRRLSECYTVGAREFGWDRRNPKPRSTRDGNLLIGLGMAAGAYDSGRYPGQARARLDADGTAVVEAATTDMGPGTYTSQTQVAADALGLTMRTVTFRLGDSEYPFTSPHGGSSTMASVGSAVVDACNKVRQQAIKLAVEDRESPLYGVNADDVVVRNGRLHDQNNTARGETYKSLLARNDRSHLEANGSYEGPGSERSAYFAYSATFAEVSVDADLGLVRVRKMLGVYDAGRIISPKLADSQALGGIVGGIGQALLEHTVTDHRDGRIVNSSLADYLVPVNADITNIKAIYLDGEDNAGNLLGVKGLGEVVQVGVAAAIANAVYNATGRRIRQLPITAEALL